The following coding sequences lie in one Oncorhynchus kisutch isolate 150728-3 linkage group LG3, Okis_V2, whole genome shotgun sequence genomic window:
- the LOC109883555 gene encoding UPF0454 protein C12orf49 homolog — protein sequence MVLRRLLRKRWVLGVVFGLSLIYFLTNTLKQEERTIRDRTLLEARDPDHRIPWKVRFNLGNSSRPITQCRNSIQGKSLLTDELGYVCERKDLLVNGCCNVNALSSRQYICKSCLANGCCNIYEYCVSCCLQPDKQLILEHFLNRAADGFQNLFTAVEDHFELCLAKCRTSSQSVQHENTYRNPQAKYCYGESPPELLPI from the exons ATGGTGCTACGAAGATTACTGAGAAAACGTTGGGTGCTAGGTGTGGTGTTTGGACTTTCTTTGATCTACTTCTTAACCAACACCCTGAAACAG GAGGAGAGAACCATAAGGGATCGCACCCTGTTGGAGGCCAGGGACCCGGACCACCGGATCCCATGGAAGGTCAGGTTTAACCTGGGCAACAGTAGCAGGCCAATAACTCAGTGCCGGAACTCCATTCAGGGCAAGTCACTGCTCACAGATGAACTGG GTTATGTGTGCGAGAGGAAGGATCTGCTGGTGAACGGTTGCTGTAATGTCAACGCTCTGAGCTCCAGACAGTACATCTGTAAAAGTTGTCTGGCCAATGGCTGCTGTAACATCTACGAGTACTGTGTGTCCTGCTGCCTCCAGCCTGATAAG caaCTTATACTAGAGCATTTCCTGAACAGAGCTGCAGACGGCTTTCAGAACCTCTTCACCGCCGTGGAGGACCACTTTGAGCTGTGTTTAGCTAAGTGTCGAACTTCATCGCAG AGTGTCCAACATGAAAATACCTACAGAAATCCACAAGCAAAATACTGTTATGGAGAAAGTCCACCTGAACTCCTGCCTATATGA